The DNA region GGACGCAATGCTCTCAAAATTATTAGCGGTTTGAACAATTTTGACCGCGATCGCACCGCAGCCACGATTAAAGCCGCTACAGCGGGCGGCGCAACCTTTGTCGATATTGCTGCGGATCCAGAACTCGTCAAAATGGCACGCCAACTGACTGCTTTACCGATTTGCGTTTCAGCAGTGGAACCGGAAAAATTGGTTCGTGCGGTGGAAGCAGGGGCCGATTTAGTCGAAATCGGTAACTTTGATAGCTTCTACGCGATCGGACGGCGCTTTGAAGCCGAAGAAGTTTTAGCGCTGACTCGCGAAACGCGATCGCTCCTACCCGATATTCTTCTTTCCGTTACCGTTCCCCACATCCTCGAACTCGATCGCCAAGTCGAACTCGCTGAAGCCCTCGTCGAAGCCGGTGCGGACATCATTCAAACCGAAGGCGGAACCAGCAGCCATCCCGTTGCACCCGGAACCCTCGGTTTAATCGAAAAAGCTGCCCCCACCCTAGCCGCAGCTTACAGCATTTCTCGCGCCGTCTCCGTTCCCGTT from Oscillatoria sp. FACHB-1406 includes:
- a CDS encoding DUF561 domain-containing protein; this translates as MTMKSKLQQAFQGRNALKIISGLNNFDRDRTAATIKAATAGGATFVDIAADPELVKMARQLTALPICVSAVEPEKLVRAVEAGADLVEIGNFDSFYAIGRRFEAEEVLALTRETRSLLPDILLSVTVPHILELDRQVELAEALVEAGADIIQTEGGTSSHPVAPGTLGLIEKAAPTLAAAYSISRAVSVPVLCASGISSVTAPMAIAAGASGVGVGSAINKLGDEVAMVAAVRSLVEALATATATVENRA